The nucleotide window CCGCCGCCACCGAGGTCGCCTACGAGGAGCTGTACCTCGCCCTGCAGCAGGGCACGGCCGACGGCCAGGAGAACCCGATCACCAACATCGACTCGCAGAACCTCGCCGAGGTGCAGGACTACCTGAGCCTCACCAGCCACCAGCTGAACACCAACCTCCTCATCGTCGGGCCCGTGTGGAACGAGCTGAACGGCGAGCAGCAGGATGCGCTGTCGGCCGCCGTCGAGACGGCCGTCGCCGAGGTCACGAGCTGCGTCGAAGAGGACGAAGCCGCCAAGCTCGACGAGTGGCGTGCCGGCGGCGAGTGGGAGATCGTCGACGACGTGGATGTCGACGCCTTCCGCGAGCAGGCCGTCGCCTACCTCGAGGAGAACCTCGACGACGACTCCCTCGAGGTCTTCCAGGCGATCCGCACCACCGCGAACTGAGGATGATGACGGAACGCACGGTCCCCACCTTCACCGGCGATGCGGCCGGGGCCGACCTCGGCCCCACCCTCCTGCACGAGCATGTGTTCGTGCGGGATCCGCAGCTCGACCGCGACCTCCCGCATCCCGAATGGGATGAGGAGGCCGCCGTCGAACGCGCCGTCGCCGGCTTCGAGCGCCTCTACGGGCTCGGCGTGCGCACCGTCGTCGACCTCACCGTGCCCGGCCTCGGCCGCGACGTCGCCCTCGTGCGGCGCGTGGCCGAGGCCACCCGCATCCGCCTGGTCGCCGCGACCGGGTACTACACGGCGGACGTGCTGCCGCCGTCGCTCCGCAGCCACGGACCGGGCCGCCTCGTCGGCGGGGCCGATCCGCTCGAAGACCTCTTCCTCCGCGACATCCGCGAAGGCATCGCCGGCACCGGCATCCGCGCCGGGATGCTGAAAGTCGTCTCGGAAGGCGAGGAGCTGCCGCCCGACGTGCAACGCGTCTTCGCCGCCGCAGCGGCCGCCCACTTCGAAACCGGGGTGCCGATCACAACCCACTCCTCGGGTCGCGGCGGCCTCGTCCAGCAGGCCTTCCTCGACCGCCACGGCGTCGCACCCGACCGCATCGTCATCGGCCACGCCGGCGACTCGGGCGACCTCGACTACCTGCGGGCGCTCGCCGACGCCGGCTCCTCCCTCGGCTTCGACCGCTTCGGCATGGCACACATGGGCAGCGACGAGCAACGCATCCGCACCCTGCTCGCCCTCCTCGAGGCCGGCTACCGCGACCGCATCGTGCTCTCGCACGACGCCTCCTTCTTCAGCCGCGTCACCCCGCCGTCGTGGCGGGCCGCCACCGCCCCCGACTGGCACATGGAGCACCTGCACACCGGCATCCTGCCCCGGCTGCGAGCAGCCGGCGCAACCGACGACGACCTCGCCGCGATGCTCGTCGACACCCCGCGCCACCTGCTCGCGGGCGGCTCCGCCGAACGGACGCCGGCCGCGTCTAGGGTTGACGCGTGAGCGATCCCGTGACGCGCCAACGCGATGCCGAACGCACCAAGGCCGAACTCCTCGACGTCGCCACCGAGGTCTTCGCCGACGCCGGCTACTCGGGCGCCCGCGTCGACGAGATCGCCGACCGCACCCGCACCACCAAGCGGATGATCTACTACTACTTCGGCGGCAAGGAACAGCTCTACCTCGCCGTGCTCGAAAAGGCCTACCGCGGCATCCGCGACGCCGAACGCACCCTCGAGGTCGGCGACCTCGCCCCCGTCGAAGCCGTGCGCCGCCTCGCCGAACTCACCTACGACCACCACGTGCGCCACAGCGAATTCATCCGCCTCGTCGCCATCGAGAACGTGCACCGCGGCGAGTTCATCCGCCGCATCGAATCGATCCGCGAACTCAGCCGCCCCGCCGTCGACATCCTCGACGACATCCTCGAACGCGGCCGCGCCGACGGCTCCTTCCGCACCGCCGTCGACGCCTTCGACGTGCACCTGCTGATCAGCTCCTACTGCGTCTTCCAGGTCGCCAACCAGCACACCTTCGGCTACCTCTTCGACCGCGACCTGCACGAACCCGCCCTCGCCGGCCACCTCCGCACCATGATCGGCGACGTCGTCGTCGGCTGGCTGACGTCGCCGGCGCGGTAGGGGTCGGGGGCCGGGTCGGGCCCAGGGGTGGATGCGGGTGCGCACCCGCATCCACCAGGACGTCGGCATGGTCGGCATGGACGGGATCGGCGTTCACCACGGCCGTCTATCCGCCCAGCGTGAACGCCTGGAACTCCACGGACTACGTGGCCGCCCCGGGTGGGTACACCACCTACCTCTCGGTCACCTGCGCCGCCGGGAACAACCCGGTCGGGGCAGGATCGTGGTGGGAGAGCGCAGGAACCTCCGGGTACGGGGGTGGGTACTACCACACCCCGGCATCGCACGGCGGCTACTGCCAGGGAGCGTGGCGAGGGTCCGGGCTCGTGGACTCCGCCTGGAGTTGGACACAGGCGGGATTGGTCTGGGTCGAGAACCCCCTGCCTCCGGCGCCTTCGGCTCCGAGTGGGGTGAGCGCCGGTACGGTGTTCCTTCAGTGCGATTCTCTAACCGGAGTCGCGATCGGCTTCAGTGGCTCTTCGGACATCCGGTGGGGGTCATGGGGTGAGGCCGCCGGCGGCGAGGAGCATGCGGAGGCGGTAGTTGTGGCGGTTGCGGAAGCCTCTGGCGAGGCGGCGGTGGAGTTCGATGATGCCGTTCACGGCCTCGGTGCCGCCGTTGGATGAGCGGCCGGTGGTGAAGTAGGCCAGGAACGCGTCGCGCCACCGTCTCAGGGTGCGGCCCAAGCGGGCGATCTCGGGGATCGGGCAGGTGTGGAACGTGTCGACGACGGTGACGGCGATCCGTCGTCCTTGGGCCAGATCCTTCGCGTGGTAGGCGGCGCGGAGTTGCTGTGCACACTGCCAGGCGATGAAGACTTCCTCGTGGGCGGGGTCGGCGTTGATCGCGGCGACCAGACGTGCTCGTTGCTTGTCGGTGAGGTGCTCGGCCCCGGCGCGGAGGATGGTCTGGATCCCGTAGAGCGGGTCGCCCTTCCGGCCGCGATGGCCGAGGGTGTCCTGTTGGACCCGGCGGCGGACCTCGTCGACGGCGGCGGTAGCGAGCTTCACAACGTGGAACGCGTCCAGCACGGCGATCGCGTCGTGGAGCTTGTCGTCGATGGCGGCCTTGTAGCCGGCGAAGGGATCCAAGGCGGCCACTTTCACGTTCCGACGGAAGTCCTCGCCGCGTTGGTCCAGCCAGGCCTTGTAGACGCGCCCGGAACGGCCGGGCACGAGGTCCAGCAGCCTGGCGTGCGTCTTGCCGTGCTCGTCGCGGGTCAGGTCGACCATCCCGGTCAACTCCTTCGGGCCGCGCATGCGGGGATCGACGTGGTGCCAGATGTGTTCATCGACACCGAGGGTGCTGACCCCGTCGAACCGGGACTCGTCGGCGGCAAGCTGCTCGAGTTCGGGTTCGACGGCCCGCCAGAGCGTCTTCCACGACGTGTCGAGCTGACGAGCCAAGCCTTGGACGGTGGCGTGTTCGCGACGCAACTGCCCGATCGCCCAGACCACGGCACGGGCCGTGATCGATCCGCGTGGGGCGACCAACGACGGGAGCTGTTCCATGAACGTCTTCCGGCCGCAGTCGGTGTCCTCGCAGCGGAAGACGCGTTGCCGCCATACCAGGCGCACCCGGTCAGCGCCAGGCACGTCCCGCAGCACCCGGCGTCGGCGGCCACGACCGGTCGCGATCACCCCGCACGATGGGCACCCGGCAGGTCCCGGCGGGCTGGAGACCGTGACCGTCAGCAGGCCGTCACGGCGATCGACATGCTCGACGTGGACCCCGTCCAGGCCCAGCAGCAGGTCACAACGGTCACAGGGATCAGCAGCCGGACGCGCGTCAACGCGCCCCGAAGTAAGGTGAAGCACGTCGAGGTCCTCGGTCGGAATCAGGTGGTTAGCGCTTCTGATCCTCGGGGACCTCGACCCCTACACGCCAGTCACGCCCCGGACACCTCACCCCCACCAGATCTCCGAAGAGCCTTAGCGGCTCTTCGGACATCCGGTGGGGGTCATGGGGTGAGGCCGCCGGCGGCGAGGAGCATGCGGAGGCGGTAGTTGTGGCGGTTGCGGAAGCCTCTGGCGAGGCGGCGGTGGAGTTCGATGATGCCGTTCACGGCCTCGGTGCCGCCGTTGGATGAGCGGCCGGTGGTGAAGTAGGCCAGGAACGCGTCGCGCCACCGTCTCAGGGTGCGGCCCAAGCGGGCGATCTCGGGGATCGGGCAGGTGTGGAACGTGTCGACGACGGTGACGGCGATCCGTCGTCCTTGGGCCAGATCCTTCGCGTGGTAGGCGGCGCGGAGTTGCTGTGCACACTGCCAGGCGATGAAGACTTCCTCGTGGGCGGGGTCGGCGTTGATCGCGGCGACCAGACGTGCTCGTTGCTTGTCGGTGAGGTGCTCGGCCCCGGCGCGGAGGATGGTCTGGATCCCGTAGAGCGGGTCGCCCTTCCGGCCGCGATGGCCGAGGGTGTCCTGTTGGACCCGGCGGCGGACCTCGTCGACGGCGGCGGTAGCGAGCTTCACAACGTGGAACGCGTCCAGCACGGCGATCGCGTCGTGGAGCTTGTCGTCGATGGCGGCCTTGTAGCCGGCGAAGGGATCCAAGGCGGCCACTTTCACGTTCCGACGGAAGTCCTCGCCGCGTTGGTCCAGCCAGGCCTTGTAGACGCGCCCGGAACGGCCGGGCACGAGGTCCAGCAGCCTGGCGTGCGTCTTGCCGTGCTCGTCGCGGGTCAGGTCGACCATCCCGGTCAACTCCTTCGGGCCGCGCATGCGGGATCGACGTGGTGCCAGATGTGTTCATCGACACCGAGGGTGCTGACCCCGTCGAACCGGGACTCGTCGGCGGCAAGCTGCTCGAGTTCGGGTTCGACGGCCCGCCAGAGCGTCTTCCACGACGTGTCGAGCTGACGAGCCAAGCCTTGGACGGTGGCGTGTTCGCGACGCAACTGCCCGATCGCCCAGACCACGGCACGGGCCGTGATCGATCCGCGTGGGGCGACCAACGACGGGAGCTGTTCCATGAACGTCTTCCGGCCGCAGTCGGTGTCCTCGCAGCGGAAGACGCGTTGCCGCCATACCAGGCGCACCCGGTCAGCGCCAGGCACGTCCCGCAGCACCCGGCGTCGGCGGCCACGACCGGTCGCGATCACCCCGCACGATGGGCACCCGGCAGGTCCCGGCGGGCTGGAGACCGTGACCGTCAGCAGGCCGTCACGGCGATCGACATGCTCGACGTGGACCCCGTCCAGGCCCAGCAGCAGGTCACAACGGTCACAGGGATCAGCAGCCGGACGCGCGTCAACGCGCCCCGAAGTAAGGTGAAGCACGTCGAGGTCCTCGGTCGGAATCAGGTGGTTAGCGCTTCTGATCCTCGGGGACCTCGACCCCTACACGCCAGTCACGCCCCGGACACCTCACCCCCACCAGATCTCCGAAGAGCCCGGTTAGCGGGCTTTCGACAGTAGAGAAGCAGATGCGGCGGTGGATGCCGGGTGCGCACCCGCATCCACCCCTGCCACACTGTGCTCATGCCGCACTTCACCGACGCGCACGGCGTGCACATCCACTACGAGGCGCACCGCGTGCCCGAGCCGAGCGCGGTCGTGCAGCTCGCGCACGGCGTCGGCGAGCACATCGGCCGGTATGCGTGGCTCATCGCCGAGCTCAACGCCACCGGGTACACGGTGTACGCGAACGACCACCGTGGGCACGGACAGACCGGCTTCGAGCAGCACGGCGGCGACCTCGACCGGATGGGGCGGCTCGGCCCGGGCGGCCTGCGCGCGGCGATCGACGCGGTGCGCGGCTTCACGGGCGTCATCCGCGACGCCGAACCGGACGTGCCGCTCGTGTTCCTCGGGCATTCCTGGGGTTCGCTGATGGGCCAGATCATCGTGAACCGGCATCCGCTCGATTATGACGGCGTCGTGTTCACCGGCACCGCCTACCGCACCCTGCGGCATATGGAATCGGGCGATCTGAACCGACGATTCCGGGCGACCGGCGACACCGGCATGGAGTGGCTGAGCCGCGACGCCGCCGTCGCGCAGGCCTTCATCGACGACCCGTACACGACGACCGTGCCCTTGCAGAAGCTCTTCGGCCTGCGCGACGCCGCACGCCTGCTCGGCCGCCCCGCCCGCGGGCTGCCGCCCGAACTGCCCCTCCTCATCCTCGTCGGCACCGACGACCCGCTCGGCGGCGCCGAGAGCGCCCGGTGCCTCGCCCTCGCCTACGAGCGCCGCGCCGGCCTCGTGGACGTCTCGCTCATCGCCTACGAGGGCGCCCGCCACGAGCTCTTCCAGGAGACGAACCGCGACGCGGTCATCGCCGACCTCGTGTGCTGGCTCGACGAACGCTTCGCCGTCGACTGAGGCCTGTGGGTATCGAGACGGTCCTTCACCGGTACCGAGAAGGGGCTGACCTCCCCGCACTCGCCGCTGAAGTCCGCCAGCGAAGGAACACACCGCGCTACCCCACATCACGGGACTTGCCCTCCGTGAGGTGGCGGTGCGGTTGATGCGGTGCGCTCTTCCAGGACCGCATGTCGCATCTTTTGGGGGTATGGACCCACCAGTGCCCCTCGATACGCTTTCGGCGTGAAGACACGGACCGTTCGAAGCGGCAGCAGCGCCACACGCACGATCGGCCTGTCTTTCGGAGCGACGCGTGCGCAGGTGGCCTCGAGCCTCAACGTCAGCTCGGCGGCGACGCAGAGCATCAGCGTTTCCTGCGAGTCGCCGGCCCTCTCGGCAGGCCAGTCCTGGCGGGCGAAGCCGATCGGGACCAAGCATACGTACAAGATCCGTGAGCTCACCTACGTGGACGCGATCATCGTCTCGGATCGCACGAGCGCATCCCTGTCCGCGTTCAACCCGACACCGAATTCGATCTATTGCTACTGAGAACGCTCGCCGGCGTCAGCCTACCTGTCGCCATGGTCCTCGGTCTCCTCGGGTGTGCGCAGCCCCGGACGACAGCGCCGTCGGACCTGGTCGGAGTGACGATGGCCGAAGCCGATCAGTACCTGCCGGAGGACGCGACCTACCTGCTACAGGATGTTTCGGTGCTGTTCGGCGGCGACAGCGACGATTTCGATTTCACTCGCGGTTCGCCTGAATGGACGGTGCTCGCGGCCTGCTCGGACGCGCCTTGGCTGGAGGACAGCGACACGATCGAGATCGCCGCGGCCCCAACGCAAGCCCTCACCGCCGGCACCATCCGGGCCGCCCGTGCAGGCAGGTACCGCGACACGGTCAGCTGCGAGTTCTGAAGGGCATGAGCGGGATCGCGAGCCCGGCGAAGGCTGCGAGTGGCCAGAGACTCGCCGTGGCGATCGAGGTCGCGATGTCGGCGAGGGCCAGGACGATCGCGGATCCCCATGCGACGAGCCGTGCCGAGTCGGGTCGTGCCGCGTTTCCCATGGCCCGGAGCCTATCGGCGCCGCCCGGGGCGCGGCCGCTTCCACATGCTTCTCCCAGGCAGTGAATACCCCCTCGGGTATTGTCGAGGGGTCGCGCATGCGACCGGTGCCCGGCGGCGCGAGCGCGCTCCGGCATCCACACCCGAGAGAACGAGGAACCCCACTATGTGCCGAGCCGTCACCTGCAAGACCTGCGGCAAGACCACCTGGGCCGGCTGCGGCCAGCACGTCGCCGACGTCAAGCGCACCGTTCCGGCCGGGCAGTGGTGCCCCGGCGACCACCCCAAGCAGGCCTCCACGGGCGGATTCTTCTCCCGCATCTTCGGGCGCTGAGCCTCCGCGGCTCCGGGCGGCGCGGCCCGGGAGCCGGGTCGCCGCCCCGCGCCGCGCCGAGTGTCGGAGGCCGGGCATAGCATGGTCGCCATGCACGGTGAGTACAAGGTTCCCGGCGGCAAGCTCGTCGTCGTCGACTTCGACGTCGACGATGGGGTGATCAGGAACTTCCGCCTGGCCGGCGACTTCTTCCTCGAACCCGACGAAGCCCTCGGCGACATCGACGCCGCCGTGAACGGGCTGCCGGCAGCATCCGACGCGAAATCCATCGCCGCCGCCATCAGCGGCAGCCTGCGTGACGACGCCGTCCTCCTCGGCTTCTCGGCCGAAGCCGTCGCCGTCGCCGTCCGCCGTGCCCTCACCGACGCTCGCAGTTGGGCGGACTTCGAATGGGAGCTCGTGCACGACGCCGCCGTGCCGCCGCGCGTGCACCTCGCGCTCGACGAAGTCCTCGCCACCCGCGTCGGCGAAGGCCGCCGCAAACCGACGCTCCGCATCTGGGAATGGGACGAATCGGCCGTCGTCATCGGCAGCTTCCAGTCCGTCAAGAACGAGGTCGACCCCGACGGCGCCGCGCGCCACGGCTTCGAGGTCGTGCGCCGCATCTCGGGCGGCGGCGCGATGATGATGGAGAAGGGCAACGTCGTCACCTACTC belongs to Agromyces archimandritae and includes:
- a CDS encoding phosphotriesterase family protein, translating into MTERTVPTFTGDAAGADLGPTLLHEHVFVRDPQLDRDLPHPEWDEEAAVERAVAGFERLYGLGVRTVVDLTVPGLGRDVALVRRVAEATRIRLVAATGYYTADVLPPSLRSHGPGRLVGGADPLEDLFLRDIREGIAGTGIRAGMLKVVSEGEELPPDVQRVFAAAAAAHFETGVPITTHSSGRGGLVQQAFLDRHGVAPDRIVIGHAGDSGDLDYLRALADAGSSLGFDRFGMAHMGSDEQRIRTLLALLEAGYRDRIVLSHDASFFSRVTPPSWRAATAPDWHMEHLHTGILPRLRAAGATDDDLAAMLVDTPRHLLAGGSAERTPAASRVDA
- a CDS encoding TetR/AcrR family transcriptional regulator gives rise to the protein MSDPVTRQRDAERTKAELLDVATEVFADAGYSGARVDEIADRTRTTKRMIYYYFGGKEQLYLAVLEKAYRGIRDAERTLEVGDLAPVEAVRRLAELTYDHHVRHSEFIRLVAIENVHRGEFIRRIESIRELSRPAVDILDDILERGRADGSFRTAVDAFDVHLLISSYCVFQVANQHTFGYLFDRDLHEPALAGHLRTMIGDVVVGWLTSPAR
- a CDS encoding ISL3 family transposase, which encodes MLHLTSGRVDARPAADPCDRCDLLLGLDGVHVEHVDRRDGLLTVTVSSPPGPAGCPSCGVIATGRGRRRRVLRDVPGADRVRLVWRQRVFRCEDTDCGRKTFMEQLPSLVAPRGSITARAVVWAIGQLRREHATVQGLARQLDTSWKTLWRAVEPELEQLAADESRFDGVSTLGVDEHIWHHVDPRMRGPKELTGMVDLTRDEHGKTHARLLDLVPGRSGRVYKAWLDQRGEDFRRNVKVAALDPFAGYKAAIDDKLHDAIAVLDAFHVVKLATAAVDEVRRRVQQDTLGHRGRKGDPLYGIQTILRAGAEHLTDKQRARLVAAINADPAHEEVFIAWQCAQQLRAAYHAKDLAQGRRIAVTVVDTFHTCPIPEIARLGRTLRRWRDAFLAYFTTGRSSNGGTEAVNGIIELHRRLARGFRNRHNYRLRMLLAAGGLTP
- a CDS encoding alpha/beta fold hydrolase, with protein sequence MPHFTDAHGVHIHYEAHRVPEPSAVVQLAHGVGEHIGRYAWLIAELNATGYTVYANDHRGHGQTGFEQHGGDLDRMGRLGPGGLRAAIDAVRGFTGVIRDAEPDVPLVFLGHSWGSLMGQIIVNRHPLDYDGVVFTGTAYRTLRHMESGDLNRRFRATGDTGMEWLSRDAAVAQAFIDDPYTTTVPLQKLFGLRDAARLLGRPARGLPPELPLLILVGTDDPLGGAESARCLALAYERRAGLVDVSLIAYEGARHELFQETNRDAVIADLVCWLDERFAVD
- a CDS encoding lipoate--protein ligase family protein, which gives rise to MHGEYKVPGGKLVVVDFDVDDGVIRNFRLAGDFFLEPDEALGDIDAAVNGLPAASDAKSIAAAISGSLRDDAVLLGFSAEAVAVAVRRALTDARSWADFEWELVHDAAVPPRVHLALDEVLATRVGEGRRKPTLRIWEWDESAVVIGSFQSVKNEVDPDGAARHGFEVVRRISGGGAMMMEKGNVVTYSLYVPAELVQGMSFADSYAFLDDWVLQGLRTLGIDATYQPLNDIASPLGKIGGAAQKRLGNGGVLHHVTMSYDIDNAKLLEVLRIGREKLSDKGIASADKRVDPLRSQTGLSRAAIIESLKQTFTTLYGATPGHVTDDELAEAEALVASKFSTPEWLNRVP